The following proteins come from a genomic window of Anaerobutyricum hallii:
- a CDS encoding LCP family protein, whose translation MKNDSFYDTDNYKNKYSTKQSSSGNPSSSTTNSPAKKRQTSNKSSVSYRTSKARNASYKPVSATSSGKKTKRMNEHEPNHPPKKVSKKKHGCLLPLLLFIVLIGIIAFFAFRFSVKGAFSKIKKYPLDKSNVTVNDTDANIKDYQNIALFGVDSQDNKITDTGSRTDCIIIASIHKSNHKVKLMSIYRDTYVSIDGEYDKINAAYSYGGPELALRTINRNLDLNITDFATVNFKALADAVDVLGGIPLTITSEKELKNLNDYIGNMNHINGGNSPKFDKVGTYTFDGNQAVAYSRIRYMEGGDHARANHQRLVLEGIMNAAKKQPFKLGKLISTVLPQCKTSLSDNDLTKLTFSMARSSITDSQAYPFKSEDERYGGIYYGFPITAKSNAIKAHEYLFDTKNYEPTDELQKISAKIKIVTDDIGLTD comes from the coding sequence ATGAAAAATGATTCATTTTACGACACAGATAATTATAAGAACAAGTACTCAACTAAACAATCTTCTTCTGGCAATCCCAGTTCATCCACCACAAACTCACCTGCGAAGAAGCGGCAGACTTCCAATAAAAGTTCTGTAAGTTATCGTACCTCTAAAGCAAGGAATGCTTCTTATAAGCCGGTTTCCGCTACTTCCTCTGGAAAGAAAACCAAGCGTATGAATGAGCATGAACCGAATCATCCACCGAAAAAAGTATCGAAAAAGAAACATGGCTGCCTGTTGCCCCTGCTTCTTTTTATTGTATTGATTGGAATTATTGCCTTTTTCGCTTTTCGTTTTTCGGTAAAAGGGGCTTTTTCTAAAATTAAAAAATACCCTTTGGATAAATCAAATGTAACTGTCAACGATACAGATGCTAACATTAAAGATTATCAAAACATTGCTCTTTTTGGTGTAGACAGTCAGGATAACAAAATTACAGACACCGGTTCCCGAACAGACTGTATCATCATCGCCAGCATCCATAAATCAAATCATAAAGTAAAGCTGATGTCTATTTACCGCGATACTTATGTAAGCATCGATGGAGAATATGATAAAATCAATGCTGCCTATTCCTACGGTGGTCCGGAATTAGCCCTCCGCACTATCAATCGAAATCTCGACCTGAATATCACCGATTTTGCCACCGTAAACTTTAAAGCATTAGCTGACGCAGTAGATGTACTCGGTGGAATCCCTCTTACGATCACTTCCGAGAAAGAATTGAAAAACTTAAATGATTATATTGGAAATATGAATCATATTAACGGAGGGAATTCTCCTAAATTCGACAAAGTCGGAACCTACACCTTTGATGGAAACCAGGCTGTTGCCTACTCCCGTATCCGTTACATGGAAGGCGGAGATCACGCAAGAGCAAACCATCAGCGTCTTGTTCTTGAAGGTATTATGAACGCCGCTAAGAAGCAGCCATTCAAACTTGGAAAGTTAATTAGTACCGTCCTCCCACAGTGTAAAACAAGCCTGTCTGATAATGACCTTACAAAGTTAACATTTTCCATGGCCCGCTCCTCGATCACAGACTCACAGGCTTATCCATTTAAATCAGAGGATGAGCGATACGGCGGTATTTATTATGGTTTTCCTATCACTGCCAAGTCTAATGCAATCAAGGCACACGAATACCTCTTTGATACAAAGAATTATGAACCAACTGATGAGTTGCAGAAAATTAGTGCAAAAATAAAAATAGTAACTGACGACATAGGATTAACGGATTAA